One Amblyomma americanum isolate KBUSLIRL-KWMA chromosome 8, ASM5285725v1, whole genome shotgun sequence DNA window includes the following coding sequences:
- the LOC144102023 gene encoding uncharacterized protein LOC144102023, whose amino-acid sequence MRARTQLAILHFNENASKGQATTAEGLSRWKIKHPKARKGTAVACPVKAEPTYDYVGLLLKETVHCCEQWPSFKAAFAENLSTAPPPMSHSFPRPSKNELVAARRSRFASSMGSTTV is encoded by the exons ATGCGTGCAAG AACACAACTGGCAATACTCCATTTCAATGAGAATGCCAGCAAAGGACAGGCCACCACAGCTGAAGGACTGTCCAGATGGAAAATAAAGCACCCAAAAGCAAGGAAGGGTACAGCCGTTGCTTGTCCCGTGAAAGCGGAGCCTACATATG ATTATGTTGGCCTGCTTCTGAAGGAGACAGTCCATTGCTGTGAACAGTGGCCGTCTTTCAAGGCAGCTTTTGCGGAAAACCTTTCGACTGCCCCACCCCCCATGAGTCACTCTTTCCCGAGGCCCTCTAAGAATGAACTCGTGGCAGCAAGAAGGTCTAGGTTTGCCAGTAGCATGGGGAGCACCACTGTCTAG
- the LOC144100588 gene encoding uncharacterized protein LOC144100588: MPTALESTCCREIPAATVKQPSGCITEHPHFYTLCLDEVVLTVALQILLDHGLRVEHTGRYRYISYSQLAHWLWGRLGRHHRKVLPACAVCQIRERFPSEGYTGFQYAQGL; encoded by the exons ATGCCCACTGCACTCGAGAGCACCTGCTGCCGCGAGATCCCTGCAGCAACTGTGAAGCAGCCGTCCGGGTGCATCACGGAGCACCCCCACTTTTACACCCTGTGCCTCGACGAGGTGGTGCTTACGGTGGCACTGCAAATACTTTTGGATCATGGGCTACGTGTCGAGCACACAGG GAGGTACCGCTACATCAGCTACAGCCAGCTTGCTCACTGGCTTTGGGGACGCCTGGGCAGACATCACCGGAAGGTCCTCCCTGCTTGTGCTGTATGCCAAATAAGGGAGAGATTTCCATCGGAAGGTTACACTGGTTTCCAGTATGCACAAGGGCTCTAG
- the LOC144100589 gene encoding uncharacterized protein LOC144100589, translating to MPTVCLVRQCRTTYQNGSNVRFHKLPGDPQRRALWLRAINRDMGSQTGYVCSEHFLPGDYETNLDVLRSLGMDLKNARIKRDAVPTQNLSPGAPPKKRRRSEELPEPQDVEAILTAEEAQTSPQMVDSCTQTPRNTFTVACQTDGRDVRTRYTQVNLHISVRKDIHVQTDAGQTTSAHCEACTNTSTAPASTMQPVSSPLPPPPSQTVPSLPIDGRAPSPISFAPRQSSSPIESEASDCEEEHNTLQSSEFFPSLNETFLG from the exons ATGCCAACTGTGTGCCTTGTGAGACAGTGCCGCACGACTTACCAGAATGGAAGCAATGTTAGATTTCACAAGTTGCCCGGAGACCCGCAGCGAAGAGCCCTGTGGCTTCGAGCCATTAACCGCGATATGGGCAGTCAGACCGGGTACGTGTGCTCCGAGCACTTTCTACCGGGCGACTACGAAACGAACCTGGATGTCCTTCGAAGCCTCGGTATGGATTTGAAGAATGCTCGCATCAAGCGAGACGCCGTACCGACGCAAAACCTCTCGCCCGGCGCACCGCCAAAAAAGCGGAGAAGGTCCGAG gaACTACCCGAACCGCAGGATGTGGAAGCAATTTTGACAGCCGAAGAGGCGCAAACTTCGCCTCAAATGGTTGACAGCTGCACACAGACCCCAAGAAACACCTTCACTGTTGCCTGCCAGACTGACGGCCGTGATGTGCGAACACGAT ATACACAGGTGAACCTCCACATTTCCGTGAGAAAGGATATCCACGTGCAGACAGATGCCGGGCAGACCACCAGCGCACACTGTGAAGCTTGCACGAATACAAGCACAGCTCCAGCCTCCACAATGCAACCTGTTTCTTCTCCTCTACCACCTCCTCCCTCCCAAACAGTCCCCTCACTACCAATTGATGGTCGAGCACCGTCTCCCATCTCATTCGCTCCACGACAGTCATCCAGCCCCATAGAATccgaagcctcagactgtgaagAGGAGCATAACACTCTGCAGAGCTCGGAGTTTTTCCCATCACTTAACGAGACCTTCTTGGGGTAA